One Paludisphaera rhizosphaerae DNA window includes the following coding sequences:
- a CDS encoding RNA polymerase sigma factor — protein MAPLSNRGIDDDLSQTLKEAQSGDQLAWEKLFREYYPKVRRVVRRKMGHSMRSVYDSTDFASDVMKSLAANLGRLDFPSSEHLVAFLAQVAEQKVVDEYRRRRTLKRDVTRERRIEAASTPVQLASDEPTASQLAQANEAEAILLSQRDEIERTIIDLRRQGHDNNDIADKTGWNIRKVQRFLKRLHDSLHSGGR, from the coding sequence ATGGCGCCGTTGTCGAATCGCGGGATCGACGACGATCTGAGCCAGACGCTTAAAGAAGCACAAAGTGGCGATCAGCTGGCCTGGGAAAAGCTCTTTCGAGAGTATTATCCCAAGGTGCGCCGCGTTGTCAGGCGCAAGATGGGCCACTCGATGAGATCGGTCTACGATTCGACCGATTTCGCCAGCGATGTCATGAAAAGCCTGGCAGCAAATCTAGGCCGGCTCGATTTCCCCTCCTCCGAGCATCTCGTTGCTTTTTTGGCCCAGGTCGCGGAGCAGAAGGTCGTCGACGAATATCGTCGCCGGCGGACCTTGAAACGCGATGTGACCCGTGAGCGCCGCATCGAGGCCGCCTCGACACCCGTCCAGCTTGCTTCCGACGAGCCCACCGCAAGTCAGTTGGCCCAGGCCAATGAAGCGGAAGCGATCCTGCTGAGCCAGCGGGATGAAATCGAGCGGACGATCATCGACCTGCGTCGGCAGGGGCATGACAACAACGACATCGCCGATAAGACCGGCTGGAACATCCGAAAGGTCCAGCGGTTTCTCAAACGCCTCCACGACTCGCTGCACAGCGGAGGGCGGTAG
- a CDS encoding CRTAC1 family protein, with product MIRLLPALLLVATALTANAADICFEDVARSAGIDFQFHAGSRGRHDLPEIMAGGLALFDADGDGLLDVFLCQGGPIQPTPGAIDPPCRLYRNLGGLKFEDRTATAGIPGPSYAMGVAPADFDGDGRIDLFVTGWRGRRLYRNLGDCRFEDVTVAAGVAGESWTTGAAWADLDGDGDLDLYVAGYVAFDPAAAPYCAAPDGRRDFCAPEDFDPEPDHIYRNDGGRFVDVVREAGLPQREERGLGVLIADFDGDRRPDVFVANDGGRCWMLANRGGLHFEDVAEAAGTARDGGGRALAGMGTAAADLDGDGLIDLAVTNFLGRSTIAFRGLDGRGGFRDESSRLGIAAATREVLGFGVVAADFDADGRIDLLQANGHVLDRARLGVPFAMRPILLQGRAGGFDDASKRGGPWFSRPALGRGLAVGDLDDDGRLDVAAASLDVPFALLVNRTPAASVVHIDLVNRQGVPAIGARVTARIGGRTEVTGLVGGAGYLSSSPPRLTFSLGSASAIETLEIAWPWGGVEIRRDIRPGMPLRIVENAPAVSPDPPDR from the coding sequence GTGATCCGCCTGCTTCCAGCGCTCCTGCTGGTGGCGACCGCCCTCACAGCGAACGCCGCGGACATCTGCTTCGAAGATGTCGCACGATCCGCTGGGATCGACTTCCAGTTCCACGCCGGCTCCCGAGGACGCCATGACCTCCCGGAGATCATGGCCGGCGGCTTAGCCCTGTTCGACGCGGACGGCGACGGGCTTCTGGACGTCTTCCTCTGCCAGGGTGGACCAATCCAGCCGACCCCCGGCGCAATTGATCCCCCCTGCCGTCTCTACCGCAATCTCGGTGGTCTCAAGTTCGAGGATCGAACAGCGACCGCCGGCATACCTGGCCCCAGTTACGCGATGGGGGTCGCCCCTGCGGACTTCGACGGGGACGGCCGAATCGACCTCTTCGTCACGGGGTGGCGAGGACGACGACTCTATCGGAATCTAGGCGACTGCCGCTTCGAAGACGTCACTGTCGCCGCGGGCGTCGCCGGCGAGAGTTGGACGACCGGAGCCGCTTGGGCCGACCTCGATGGAGACGGCGATCTGGACCTCTACGTCGCCGGCTACGTCGCTTTTGATCCAGCCGCCGCCCCCTACTGCGCCGCCCCCGACGGTCGTCGCGACTTCTGCGCGCCCGAGGACTTCGACCCCGAGCCCGACCACATCTACCGGAACGACGGCGGCCGATTCGTCGACGTCGTTCGCGAAGCCGGCTTGCCGCAAAGGGAGGAGCGCGGACTCGGCGTGTTAATCGCTGATTTCGACGGCGACCGACGCCCCGACGTCTTCGTGGCGAACGACGGCGGCCGCTGCTGGATGCTGGCGAATCGCGGGGGCCTCCACTTCGAGGACGTCGCCGAGGCAGCCGGCACGGCCCGCGACGGCGGGGGGCGAGCACTCGCTGGAATGGGAACGGCCGCCGCCGATCTCGACGGCGACGGCCTCATCGACCTGGCCGTCACCAACTTCCTGGGCCGTTCAACGATCGCCTTTCGAGGACTCGACGGCCGGGGCGGCTTCCGCGATGAATCCAGCCGTCTGGGAATCGCCGCCGCCACTCGCGAGGTACTCGGGTTCGGCGTCGTCGCGGCTGACTTCGACGCCGACGGCCGCATCGACCTCCTCCAGGCCAACGGCCATGTCCTCGACCGCGCCCGCCTCGGCGTCCCCTTCGCCATGCGCCCGATTCTCCTACAGGGTCGTGCAGGCGGTTTCGACGACGCCTCGAAGCGGGGAGGCCCCTGGTTTTCGCGTCCTGCCCTGGGGCGAGGACTCGCCGTGGGCGACCTGGACGACGACGGCCGACTGGATGTCGCCGCCGCGTCGCTCGACGTTCCGTTCGCCCTTCTGGTCAATCGGACGCCTGCCGCCTCGGTCGTCCACATCGACCTCGTGAACCGTCAGGGCGTTCCCGCGATCGGGGCCCGCGTGACGGCTCGGATCGGAGGCCGGACGGAGGTTACGGGTCTGGTCGGCGGAGCCGGGTACCTCTCGTCCTCACCTCCCCGGCTGACATTCAGCCTTGGTTCGGCTTCAGCGATCGAGACCCTGGAAATCGCCTGGCCCTGGGGAGGCGTCGAGATCCGCCGCGATATTCGGCCGGGAATGCCGCTGCGCATCGTGGAAAACGCTCCGGCGGTCAGTCCTGATCCGCCTGACCGCTGA
- the xerD gene encoding site-specific tyrosine recombinase XerD yields the protein MTTAYRPGRSQDPVGPFLHYLMAECGVSPHTLAAYRADLMRFLGWRREHASGPIAELDVPTLRGYVDALVQGGLAPSSVARHLASLSTFFRYLVLEGKLADNVAKLLTAPAVWDRLPVVLGPAAVERLLSAPTAETRLGRRDRAALETLYATGCRASEVVGLRPNDIDLEAGLARCIGKGDKERVVPIGSRAREALTTYLKRDRPVLTAGRAGTDAVFVTRSGKPLSRVGLWRIVKQHARAAGLPEGVSPHTLRHSFATHLLAGGADLRAVQEMLGHASIATTQIYTRVELSRLRQVHARFHPRSAPGTSST from the coding sequence GTGACCACCGCGTATCGTCCGGGCCGGAGCCAGGATCCGGTCGGTCCATTCCTTCACTATCTTATGGCCGAATGCGGCGTGTCGCCGCATACGCTGGCTGCTTATCGGGCCGATCTGATGCGATTCCTCGGTTGGCGTCGCGAACACGCCTCGGGGCCGATCGCCGAATTGGACGTTCCGACGCTTCGGGGGTATGTCGATGCGCTGGTCCAGGGAGGGCTTGCTCCCAGCAGTGTCGCGCGACATCTCGCGAGCCTCTCCACGTTTTTCCGGTATCTCGTGCTTGAGGGCAAGCTGGCGGACAACGTTGCCAAACTGCTGACGGCTCCGGCGGTGTGGGATCGATTGCCGGTCGTCCTCGGCCCCGCCGCGGTGGAGCGGTTGCTGTCGGCTCCGACAGCCGAGACTCGTTTAGGACGTCGCGACCGAGCGGCTCTTGAGACGCTGTATGCGACCGGCTGCCGGGCTTCGGAGGTCGTCGGCCTACGCCCCAATGACATCGACCTGGAAGCGGGGCTGGCGCGTTGTATCGGCAAGGGCGATAAGGAGCGGGTGGTTCCCATCGGATCAAGGGCTCGGGAAGCCTTGACCACCTACCTGAAGCGCGATCGTCCTGTGTTGACCGCCGGGCGGGCCGGTACGGACGCCGTGTTCGTAACACGTTCGGGCAAACCGCTTTCGCGAGTCGGATTGTGGCGGATCGTGAAGCAACACGCTAGAGCGGCGGGTCTCCCAGAAGGAGTCAGCCCTCACACCTTGCGTCACAGTTTCGCCACGCATCTTCTGGCCGGCGGCGCCGATCTGCGCGCCGTGCAGGAGATGCTTGGACACGCCTCCATCGCGACGACCCAGATTTACACGCGTGTCGAACTCAGTCGCCTCCGTCAGGTCCACGCACGCTTTCATCCCCGGTCGGCACCTGGAACGTCGTCGACCTGA
- a CDS encoding spinster family MFS transporter, with the protein MSSPASGSAGVAPASPRLLPTIGGPNFALAVLFGMNLLNYIDRYSFFAVGVDIKKSFDIDDFWYSVLGVAFMVVYTVVSPVMGWLGDRYDRRRLLAGGVALWSFATVGSAFSLDFYHMFFWRSLLGVGEASYGVLAPTLIADLFPVEKRGKAMGLYYLALPLGGALGYALGGWIGDHWGWSRAFLIVGLPGLLAAVAGLLIHDPGRGASEGGQPTGSTDRPRMIDYLRLFKIPTYVLNTVGMAAVTFATGAYAVHGANFYQTVRGMSMTRATSSIGILTALAGLLGIALGTGLADFTMRFTRRAYLLLAAIVTAAAVPLGLLAILEKDTAVSLGLLFGAMLLTSMVLGPCNTVIANVVPANKRASGFALYIFLIHVFGDISSPVILGWISTFFGRPDVAESWLGSFFSSLGATPTGDENLTVAMLVVAPVLAVGAAFFLFGSRYLPEDQQHVKDAAAAAGVEHVEANVYH; encoded by the coding sequence ATGTCGTCCCCCGCATCCGGCTCGGCCGGAGTCGCTCCCGCGTCTCCCCGTCTGCTCCCGACCATCGGCGGCCCCAACTTCGCCCTCGCCGTGTTGTTCGGGATGAATCTCCTGAACTACATCGACCGCTATTCGTTCTTCGCCGTCGGGGTGGATATCAAGAAGTCGTTCGACATCGACGACTTCTGGTACAGCGTGTTGGGCGTAGCCTTCATGGTAGTGTACACGGTCGTCTCGCCGGTCATGGGCTGGCTGGGAGACCGTTACGACCGCCGTCGACTGCTGGCGGGTGGAGTCGCGCTCTGGAGCTTCGCGACGGTCGGTTCTGCATTCTCACTCGATTTCTACCACATGTTCTTCTGGCGTTCGCTGCTGGGAGTGGGTGAGGCAAGCTACGGCGTCCTCGCTCCAACCCTGATCGCTGACCTCTTCCCGGTGGAGAAGCGCGGGAAGGCGATGGGACTCTATTATCTGGCCCTTCCGCTCGGCGGTGCGCTCGGCTACGCCCTTGGGGGCTGGATCGGCGACCATTGGGGATGGTCGCGAGCGTTCCTGATCGTCGGGCTCCCCGGGCTGCTGGCCGCGGTGGCGGGGCTCTTGATCCACGACCCCGGACGCGGGGCGTCTGAAGGGGGCCAGCCGACCGGCTCGACCGATCGGCCGAGAATGATCGACTATCTCCGGTTGTTCAAGATTCCTACGTACGTCTTGAACACGGTTGGCATGGCCGCCGTGACGTTCGCGACGGGGGCGTACGCCGTCCATGGGGCGAACTTCTACCAGACGGTCCGCGGCATGTCCATGACCCGGGCGACCTCCTCGATCGGCATCCTGACCGCTCTGGCCGGCCTTTTGGGGATCGCTCTGGGGACGGGTCTAGCGGACTTCACGATGCGGTTCACCCGACGAGCCTATCTGCTCCTCGCGGCGATCGTGACAGCGGCGGCGGTTCCCCTCGGGCTTCTCGCCATCCTGGAGAAGGACACGGCCGTATCCTTGGGGCTGCTCTTTGGGGCGATGCTCCTGACGTCAATGGTCCTGGGCCCGTGCAACACGGTCATCGCCAACGTCGTGCCGGCGAACAAGCGAGCCTCAGGCTTCGCTCTGTACATCTTCCTGATCCACGTCTTCGGCGACATCAGCTCGCCGGTGATCCTGGGATGGATCTCGACGTTCTTCGGCAGGCCTGACGTGGCCGAATCATGGCTGGGCTCCTTTTTCTCCTCGCTGGGCGCGACGCCCACCGGCGACGAGAACTTGACCGTGGCCATGCTGGTGGTCGCTCCCGTGCTGGCGGTTGGAGCGGCGTTCTTCCTGTTCGGCTCGCGATATCTTCCCGAAGACCAGCAGCACGTAAAAGACGCGGCGGCAGCCGCCGGCGTGGAACACGTTGAGGCGAACGTCTACCACTAA
- a CDS encoding serine/threonine-protein kinase yields MSGFDSDDVSADGLERIDVEVEQYRRYVASARHVALRPYWIGRSPQAQLINEAERLVCLTALIKEDLGRRFEQGESPSVSAYLKEFPELREASNRVVSLVYEEYCLREERGEPLDVDSFCDRYAPWKDSLKAQLGYHRILSQAAGLTPPRPSFPKEGEWFEEFELLKQIGKGGYSRVFLAADHSLGGKRVVLKVALDRGREAEAQGALDHPHIVPVNSVAFPDQGEFRGLSMPYRPGLPLDDVVHRLRVDGRRPRSASELWDAMAAGVRNSAAPISEDLANALKVGPNSDGWRGFPINGSFAQGVAWIGMVLARALAYAHDHRTFHRDVKPGNVLLTVQHGPQLLDFNLAQSPHSADEANSAFQGGTLPYMAPEQIEAFLNPARWADVSDPADVYSLGLVLRELLTGEPLDAPNGKLLTPRALQNLLDRRLCLASDIRRHAPNTPHGLEAIVQKCLLYDPEERYSARQLAEDLERFLQRLPLIHTENPSRTERLGNWAVRNRRLLAANAFYLAVLALISPLLIQKATLLLLPDLKNQPDMHRAVRAVDSGSYTEAVPILENLVKLYPDSSLLHFYLSFARNGVGSSMPSPAQFDYAKAIKLPGAHEELRAWSAGRSEVVEHLIAFANSRLGHYNDETQKNRDMTPEELAPLRAELETAADAFEMALELSSVQNLPLVSADALQGLATIAEIHSDLEKAYERLTAALETTIDPKEATQKALLGSLRTQRCRVSIRRAKKAIEADDEARAKALPQMDEALADLDLADTLNKAVNQSLRRGCRTEALLTRSLLHHRLGNDERGRTDCLNAKEALDDWIDMARAEGNPIDQTFEDEYRRRHRELLQRFPTSTDSG; encoded by the coding sequence ATGAGTGGTTTCGATTCCGACGATGTGAGCGCAGATGGTCTGGAGCGCATCGACGTCGAAGTGGAACAATACCGTCGATACGTCGCCAGTGCTCGACACGTTGCTCTTCGACCTTACTGGATCGGTCGCTCCCCTCAGGCTCAGCTGATCAACGAGGCGGAACGTCTCGTATGTCTCACCGCTCTTATCAAGGAAGACCTGGGACGTCGCTTCGAGCAGGGCGAATCCCCTTCGGTGTCGGCCTATCTCAAAGAATTCCCCGAACTACGCGAGGCCTCCAATCGCGTCGTAAGTCTTGTGTACGAGGAGTATTGTCTTCGCGAAGAACGCGGCGAGCCGCTTGACGTCGATTCGTTCTGTGACCGCTACGCTCCCTGGAAGGACTCCCTTAAAGCTCAGCTCGGCTATCACCGCATCCTGAGTCAAGCGGCTGGGCTGACGCCTCCTCGACCTTCCTTCCCCAAGGAAGGAGAGTGGTTTGAGGAATTCGAGCTTCTGAAGCAGATTGGCAAGGGGGGGTATTCGCGAGTTTTCCTGGCCGCTGACCATTCGTTGGGCGGTAAACGGGTCGTGCTGAAGGTGGCTCTCGACCGCGGCCGCGAGGCCGAAGCCCAGGGGGCGCTCGACCATCCCCATATCGTTCCGGTCAATTCCGTCGCCTTTCCAGACCAGGGGGAGTTTCGCGGCCTCTCGATGCCCTACCGGCCAGGGCTCCCTCTCGACGACGTGGTTCATCGTCTACGCGTCGACGGACGCCGTCCCCGATCGGCGTCGGAACTCTGGGACGCCATGGCTGCGGGAGTTCGCAACTCGGCCGCTCCTATCAGCGAAGACCTGGCCAATGCCCTGAAGGTTGGGCCGAACAGCGACGGTTGGCGTGGGTTCCCCATCAACGGCTCGTTCGCACAAGGAGTCGCCTGGATCGGGATGGTGCTTGCACGAGCCCTGGCCTATGCGCACGATCACCGGACTTTTCACCGCGACGTGAAGCCGGGGAACGTCCTGCTGACCGTCCAGCACGGCCCGCAACTCCTGGACTTCAACCTCGCCCAGTCACCGCACTCCGCCGACGAGGCCAATTCCGCCTTCCAGGGGGGAACTCTCCCCTACATGGCCCCCGAACAGATCGAGGCATTCCTCAATCCGGCGCGGTGGGCCGACGTGTCCGATCCAGCCGACGTTTATTCACTCGGACTCGTGCTCCGTGAGCTGCTCACCGGCGAGCCGCTTGACGCCCCTAACGGCAAACTTTTGACGCCCAGAGCTTTGCAGAATCTTCTGGACCGCCGCCTCTGTCTGGCGTCGGACATCCGCCGTCACGCCCCGAATACCCCGCACGGCCTTGAGGCGATCGTTCAGAAGTGCCTCCTATACGATCCAGAAGAACGGTACAGCGCCCGTCAGCTCGCCGAGGACCTGGAACGATTCCTGCAGCGTTTGCCGCTCATCCACACCGAAAACCCGTCCCGCACGGAACGCCTAGGCAACTGGGCTGTGCGAAATCGCCGCCTGCTCGCCGCCAACGCTTTCTACCTCGCCGTCCTCGCGTTGATCTCGCCACTGCTGATCCAGAAGGCGACTCTCCTCCTCTTGCCCGACCTCAAGAACCAGCCAGACATGCACCGCGCTGTACGAGCCGTCGATTCCGGCTCATACACCGAAGCGGTGCCGATTCTTGAGAATCTGGTCAAACTTTATCCCGACTCTTCTCTCCTGCACTTCTACCTGAGCTTCGCCCGGAACGGGGTTGGTTCGTCCATGCCTTCACCGGCTCAGTTCGACTACGCCAAGGCGATCAAGCTACCTGGGGCCCACGAGGAACTTCGGGCCTGGTCGGCAGGTCGTTCGGAAGTCGTCGAGCATCTCATTGCATTTGCGAACAGCAGGCTGGGACATTACAACGACGAAACCCAGAAGAACCGGGACATGACCCCCGAGGAACTGGCCCCGCTGCGCGCGGAACTCGAGACGGCAGCCGACGCCTTCGAGATGGCCCTTGAACTTTCCAGCGTCCAGAATCTCCCTTTGGTCTCAGCCGACGCGCTTCAAGGGCTTGCCACCATCGCCGAGATCCACAGCGATCTCGAAAAGGCCTATGAGCGCCTTACGGCCGCTCTCGAGACCACCATCGACCCGAAAGAGGCGACCCAGAAGGCGCTGCTCGGCTCCCTTCGGACGCAACGCTGCCGAGTCTCGATCAGGCGCGCGAAGAAGGCCATCGAAGCGGATGATGAGGCTCGTGCAAAGGCTCTGCCGCAGATGGACGAGGCGCTAGCCGACCTGGATCTCGCGGATACGTTGAACAAGGCCGTGAATCAGTCGCTCCGCCGAGGATGCCGCACAGAAGCGTTACTGACGAGGAGTCTCCTGCATCATCGTCTGGGGAACGATGAACGCGGGCGAACCGATTGTCTTAACGCCAAGGAAGCCTTGGACGACTGGATTGATATGGCTCGTGCCGAGGGCAATCCGATCGATCAGACGTTCGAAGACGAATACCGCCGTCGACACCGGGAACTCTTGCAGCGCTTTCCCACCTCGACCGACTCGGGATAA
- a CDS encoding helix-turn-helix transcriptional regulator, whose translation MSCDGVEMGDSESHSAEWNELKREVSRRVREIRLELYGEHGGPMLASAIDVPYRNWVRYESGATMPGPALLRFLEVTGANPNWLLTGDGPRFSGQADQD comes from the coding sequence ATGAGTTGTGACGGGGTTGAGATGGGCGATTCTGAATCCCACTCGGCGGAGTGGAACGAACTCAAACGCGAGGTTTCGCGGCGTGTGCGCGAGATCCGGCTAGAGCTTTACGGCGAGCATGGGGGACCGATGCTGGCGTCGGCCATCGACGTCCCCTACCGCAACTGGGTGCGCTATGAGTCCGGCGCTACGATGCCCGGACCTGCGCTATTGCGATTTCTGGAGGTGACCGGCGCAAATCCCAACTGGCTACTTACCGGCGACGGGCCGAGGTTCAGCGGTCAGGCGGATCAGGACTGA